A genomic stretch from Haloarchaeobius amylolyticus includes:
- a CDS encoding MATE family efflux transporter, with translation MNSTPSDSITEGGLARPMFRLAWPIVALQLLQVTYNIADTFWLGQFDTDALAAISLAFPLIFLLISVAGGFTAAGSILVAQYTGAKSEGSAGRVAGQTISFVSILAVGLGLVGYVFTEEMLGLLPSQAETAANVIPLAARYMEVFFLGIVFMFGFFVFSALMRGYGNTKTPMRVMLASVAMNVVLDPILIFGWGPIDGMGIVGAAVATVASRGLGTVLGLYILFMTDAGPTIELHHLAPDLDVIRDIVDIGVPSALEQSASALAMVTLTAMIVQFAPPVVAAYGLGNRIASLIFLPAMGLGRATNTMVGQNLGAGNTERAERAVWLAAKVSGGVLLVVGVLVFLFPTVLVDAFVSKDIPDALATIDLGAEYIQIRTVEFAFIGVLQVLLGAYRGAGNTKTALVFSLVALWIGRVATVSVLAFDTVPILGIAGYGMGATGFWYGMAMGNVVGAIAAGLWFTRGTWKQSVIDKRGPSPSVADGGEE, from the coding sequence GTGAACAGCACACCCTCAGACAGTATCACAGAGGGTGGCCTCGCGCGACCCATGTTCCGGCTCGCGTGGCCGATCGTCGCCCTCCAGCTCCTCCAGGTCACGTACAACATCGCGGACACCTTCTGGCTCGGGCAGTTCGACACCGACGCCCTGGCCGCCATCAGTCTCGCGTTCCCCCTCATCTTCCTCCTCATCTCGGTCGCCGGCGGCTTCACCGCGGCGGGCAGCATCCTCGTCGCCCAGTACACCGGCGCGAAGAGCGAGGGCTCGGCGGGCCGCGTCGCCGGCCAGACCATCTCGTTCGTCTCCATCCTCGCGGTCGGCCTCGGCCTCGTCGGCTACGTCTTCACCGAGGAGATGCTCGGCCTCCTCCCCAGCCAGGCCGAGACCGCCGCGAACGTCATCCCCCTCGCCGCCCGCTACATGGAGGTGTTCTTCCTCGGCATCGTCTTCATGTTCGGCTTCTTCGTCTTCTCGGCGCTCATGCGCGGTTACGGCAACACCAAGACCCCGATGCGGGTCATGCTCGCCAGCGTCGCCATGAACGTCGTCTTAGACCCCATCCTCATCTTCGGCTGGGGGCCCATCGACGGCATGGGCATCGTCGGCGCCGCCGTCGCCACGGTCGCCTCCCGCGGCCTCGGGACCGTCCTCGGCCTCTACATCCTCTTCATGACCGACGCCGGCCCCACCATCGAGCTCCACCACCTCGCGCCGGACCTCGACGTCATCAGGGACATCGTCGACATCGGCGTCCCCAGCGCGCTCGAACAGTCCGCCAGCGCGCTCGCCATGGTCACGCTGACCGCCATGATCGTCCAGTTCGCCCCGCCCGTCGTCGCCGCCTACGGCCTCGGCAACCGCATCGCCTCGCTCATCTTCCTCCCCGCGATGGGCCTCGGCCGCGCCACCAACACCATGGTCGGCCAGAACCTCGGTGCAGGCAACACCGAGCGCGCCGAACGCGCCGTCTGGCTCGCCGCGAAGGTCTCCGGCGGCGTCCTGCTCGTCGTCGGCGTCCTCGTGTTCCTCTTCCCCACCGTCCTCGTCGACGCCTTCGTCAGCAAGGACATCCCCGACGCCCTCGCCACCATCGACCTCGGCGCCGAGTACATCCAGATCCGCACCGTCGAGTTCGCCTTCATCGGCGTCCTGCAGGTCCTGCTCGGCGCCTACCGCGGCGCCGGCAACACCAAGACCGCCCTCGTCTTCTCGCTCGTCGCGCTCTGGATCGGCCGGGTGGCGACCGTCTCGGTCCTCGCGTTCGACACCGTCCCCATCCTCGGCATCGCCGGCTACGGGATGGGCGCGACCGGCTTCTGGTACGGGATGGCCATGGGCAACGTCGTCGGCGCCATCGCCGCTGGCCTCTGGTTCACCCGCGGGACGTGGAAGCAGTCGGTCATCGACAAGCGAGGGCCGAGCCCGTCGGTCGCCGACGGCGGCGAGGAATAA
- a CDS encoding 2Fe-2S iron-sulfur cluster-binding protein has protein sequence MAINELGLAIGLSLTVIAVVMHFLRGTAWTPTEDISQEVLERRASTVAETDFPEPMNRAIGGGGAAGAIAGGEAGGELEGGEDAEEESTSPADIPEDEVEYFDIEYTKEGATVEVANNETLLEAGEDEGWDLPYACRQGQCVSCAGHIADGGDSRDYVVHDNQEMLDDPELEDGYVLTCVAYPKAEFTIETNETP, from the coding sequence ATGGCCATCAACGAACTGGGACTGGCTATCGGGCTCTCCCTGACGGTCATCGCCGTCGTCATGCACTTCTTGCGTGGGACCGCATGGACCCCCACCGAGGACATCTCGCAGGAGGTCCTCGAACGACGCGCGTCGACCGTCGCCGAAACCGACTTCCCCGAACCCATGAACCGCGCCATCGGCGGCGGTGGCGCTGCCGGCGCCATCGCCGGCGGCGAGGCCGGTGGCGAACTCGAGGGCGGCGAGGACGCCGAAGAGGAGTCCACGAGCCCGGCCGATATCCCCGAGGACGAGGTCGAGTACTTCGACATCGAGTACACGAAGGAGGGCGCGACCGTCGAGGTCGCCAACAACGAGACCCTGCTCGAAGCCGGCGAGGACGAGGGCTGGGACCTCCCCTACGCCTGCCGACAGGGCCAGTGTGTCTCCTGTGCGGGCCACATCGCCGACGGCGGCGACTCCCGCGACTACGTCGTCCACGACAACCAGGAGATGCTCGACGACCCCGAACTCGAGGACGGCTACGTCCTGACGTGTGTCGCCTACCCCAAGGCCGAGTTCACCATCGAGACGAACGAGACGCCGTAA
- a CDS encoding ribbon-helix-helix domain-containing protein: MVKSTVRFSESTVDEIESLVEEGVFESKSEFYRFASEYILEQLSDDYEPSTVDFEDIKNDVFPDEQLIEPAEGPESGLPFFESVATIRRFVIRGNVQDAEDFIDHHYNSSSRDALLLEELLECYCRQYGAARSNRE, translated from the coding sequence ATGGTGAAAAGTACGGTCCGATTCTCCGAATCGACCGTCGACGAGATCGAGTCACTCGTCGAGGAGGGGGTCTTCGAGAGCAAATCGGAGTTCTACCGCTTCGCGTCCGAGTACATCCTCGAGCAACTCTCGGACGACTACGAGCCGTCGACCGTCGACTTCGAGGACATCAAGAACGACGTCTTCCCCGACGAACAGCTCATCGAACCGGCCGAAGGCCCCGAGTCCGGCCTCCCCTTCTTCGAGTCCGTCGCGACCATCCGGCGGTTCGTCATCCGCGGGAACGTCCAGGACGCCGAGGACTTCATCGACCACCACTACAACAGCAGTTCCCGCGACGCCCTCCTCCTCGAGGAACTGCTGGAGTGCTACTGCCGGCAGTACGGCGCCGCCCGGTCGAACCGCGAGTGA
- a CDS encoding APC family permease, protein MTAGDGGGGDGAGDSVGLLQAVAIEVGLIVGAGLFSLTGVATTLAGTAVPLSYVFTFTVVAMSLVPTAALAAARPVTGGNYWYPSRLWSPRVAFLTAWGLSISMFGGGLPVYALSFGRYVDSLVAVDPVGVGVVVLTAFYLVNLAGIDVAASVQLLLFATLVASLVVFIVVGAPAVEPANFEPFLSTGVTGLLTGAGVLYFVCLGANFIVDLGEDVQAATVTIPRSLAVSIPLVFVLYVGTALVAVGTVGAAGPGSMDGATLSVPAQVALPPALATFFVVGGALFAIATSINAVFIIAPKYMVVLADDGFFPAVLADTNARFDTPHWGLTLVFLLSLASLLSPLPVADLGSLLGFGGIVLIVPMMVAAVRFVRRHPDRYAATPLPVPARVTVALAVAAVCANAVLLVLLASQSPLLFGAWAGLTVGAGGAYYLVRRRYLAGRGIGLLEGFDEEF, encoded by the coding sequence ATGACGGCCGGCGACGGCGGGGGCGGCGACGGGGCCGGCGACAGCGTCGGCCTGCTGCAGGCGGTCGCCATCGAGGTGGGGCTCATCGTCGGGGCGGGGCTGTTCTCGCTGACGGGCGTCGCGACGACGCTGGCTGGCACCGCGGTCCCGCTGTCCTACGTGTTCACGTTCACCGTCGTCGCGATGAGTCTGGTGCCGACGGCGGCGCTCGCGGCCGCCCGGCCCGTGACCGGCGGGAACTACTGGTACCCGAGCCGGCTCTGGTCACCGCGGGTCGCGTTCCTCACCGCCTGGGGGCTCTCCATCAGCATGTTCGGCGGCGGCCTGCCGGTGTACGCCCTGAGCTTCGGCCGGTACGTCGACTCGCTCGTCGCGGTCGACCCGGTGGGCGTCGGCGTCGTCGTCCTGACCGCGTTCTACCTGGTCAACCTCGCCGGTATCGACGTGGCCGCCAGCGTCCAGTTGCTGCTGTTCGCCACGCTGGTTGCGAGTCTCGTCGTGTTCATCGTGGTCGGGGCCCCCGCCGTCGAGCCCGCGAACTTCGAGCCGTTCCTCTCGACGGGGGTCACCGGCCTCCTGACGGGCGCCGGCGTGCTGTACTTCGTCTGCCTCGGCGCGAACTTCATCGTGGACCTCGGCGAGGACGTGCAGGCCGCGACGGTGACCATCCCGCGGTCGCTGGCGGTGAGCATCCCGCTCGTGTTCGTCCTCTACGTCGGCACGGCGCTGGTCGCGGTCGGAACCGTCGGCGCAGCCGGCCCGGGGTCGATGGACGGCGCGACGCTCAGCGTCCCGGCCCAGGTCGCCCTCCCGCCGGCGCTGGCGACGTTCTTCGTCGTGGGTGGGGCGCTGTTCGCCATCGCGACCAGCATCAACGCCGTGTTCATCATCGCTCCGAAGTACATGGTCGTCCTCGCCGACGACGGCTTCTTCCCGGCGGTACTGGCGGACACGAACGCCCGGTTCGACACGCCGCACTGGGGGCTCACGCTCGTCTTCCTGCTCTCGCTCGCCTCCCTGCTCAGCCCGCTGCCGGTCGCGGACCTCGGCTCGCTGCTCGGGTTCGGCGGCATCGTCCTCATCGTCCCGATGATGGTCGCCGCGGTCAGGTTCGTCCGCCGGCACCCCGACCGGTACGCGGCGACGCCACTGCCGGTCCCTGCCCGGGTGACGGTCGCACTGGCGGTGGCGGCCGTCTGTGCGAACGCCGTGTTGCTCGTCCTGCTCGCCAGCCAGAGCCCGCTGCTGTTCGGTGCGTGGGCCGGGCTGACCGTCGGTGCCGGCGGGGCGTACTACCTCGTCCGGCGACGGTACCTCGCCGGGCGGGGAATCGGCCTCCTGGAGGGGTTCGACGAGGAGTTTTAA
- a CDS encoding 3-hydroxyacyl-CoA dehydrogenase, whose translation MSPDSTSRGSLAGRHVGVVGAGVMGRDIAALLANGGAEVVLVDVDEDALAAAERYHEREVGAALVDAGLRPADAGETVVSRVHYATGLDALADCEFVVEAISEDLAAKHGLLADLEAVLDPDAVIGTNTSSLTASDVAAAADHPERVVLFHFANPAIPRDVVEVNGERASEAALDLAVSVARGMGKEPFRLGTERRANGLSRLSAAIKCAGTWELLAADAAAIEVGARNMGFPRGPLAFVDLIGLDIHLATVDNLAEEYDGRFAPPTPVRERMEGMVADGRAGAKDGEGFFVWEDGEAVLPAVEAPHDVQPIVAALVNEAHRMVDDDVADAETLNEILKRGSGGAVGPFDIESMVGADVLRDVLEARYAETDAGVYEPADSL comes from the coding sequence ATGTCACCTGATAGCACGAGTCGGGGGTCGCTCGCCGGCCGTCACGTCGGCGTCGTCGGCGCCGGGGTGATGGGTCGGGACATCGCCGCCCTGCTGGCGAACGGCGGTGCCGAGGTCGTCCTCGTGGACGTCGACGAGGACGCGCTCGCGGCGGCCGAACGGTACCACGAGCGCGAGGTCGGAGCGGCGCTCGTCGACGCGGGCCTGCGGCCGGCGGACGCCGGCGAGACGGTCGTCTCCCGCGTCCACTACGCGACGGGCCTCGACGCGCTCGCCGACTGCGAGTTCGTGGTCGAGGCGATCAGCGAGGACCTCGCCGCGAAACACGGGCTGCTCGCGGACCTCGAAGCCGTCCTCGACCCCGACGCGGTCATCGGGACCAACACCTCCTCGCTGACCGCCAGCGACGTGGCTGCGGCGGCCGACCACCCGGAACGGGTCGTCCTCTTCCACTTCGCCAACCCCGCCATCCCGCGCGACGTCGTCGAGGTGAACGGCGAACGGGCCAGCGAGGCCGCCCTCGACCTCGCGGTGTCGGTCGCCCGCGGGATGGGGAAGGAACCGTTCCGGCTCGGCACCGAGCGCCGGGCGAACGGCCTCAGCCGCCTCTCGGCGGCCATCAAGTGCGCCGGGACCTGGGAGCTGCTGGCCGCCGACGCGGCCGCCATCGAGGTGGGCGCGCGGAACATGGGGTTCCCCCGCGGCCCGCTCGCGTTCGTCGACCTCATCGGGCTCGACATCCACCTCGCCACGGTCGACAACCTCGCCGAGGAGTACGACGGGCGCTTCGCCCCGCCCACCCCGGTCCGCGAGCGCATGGAGGGCATGGTCGCCGACGGGCGGGCGGGAGCGAAGGACGGGGAGGGCTTCTTCGTCTGGGAGGACGGCGAGGCGGTCCTGCCCGCTGTCGAAGCGCCCCACGACGTCCAGCCCATCGTCGCCGCGCTGGTGAACGAGGCACACCGGATGGTCGACGACGACGTCGCGGACGCCGAGACGCTGAACGAGATACTGAAGCGCGGGAGCGGCGGGGCGGTCGGCCCGTTCGATATCGAGTCGATGGTCGGCGCAGACGTGCTCCGGGACGTGCTCGAGGCGCGGTACGCGGAGACGGACGCCGGGGTGTACGAGCCGGCGGACTCGCTCTGA
- a CDS encoding thiamine pyrophosphate-binding protein has protein sequence MTAAADLVATLEASGVSTVFGFPCEQLEPYYAALADSGIRHVHPRSEASAAMMADAYARVTGRLGVCDGVGGPGAAYTGVGLTEAEGASSPVLALTGDNDRSFRGREAIQDADNAAILDAFVGASHDPESPDRVVEAVRNAARAATVGVPEPTHVNLPEDVLAGETEAGPGEALSLEFATGRPAPAADDVAALADVVTEAERPVVVAGEGALRADAADAVTAFAAETNTPVVTSMNGKGVVAEDEPYAGGVVGRWGYCEVANDLVEDADAILGLGCRFGELSTVGWSLLPDDATLAHVDLDPHWLGRNYDADVAVQADLRATVEALREALLAVDFSERRPRIEQVAADREAWREEYAGRLESDRTPIDPARVVAELQSTMPEDGLLVSATSFPGFFTGAFYEVREPGIGYIQARGSDGINCCLPQALGAQAADPDRAVVAVSGDGGIGYHIADLETAVREDLPVVVVVLNNQSLASSKASQLTNWGVDVSTDFEAGTDYAAVARGFGCAGAVVEDPDAVRPELADALARDRPTLLDVRVDPGAVPPVLMD, from the coding sequence ATGACCGCGGCGGCGGACCTGGTCGCGACGCTCGAAGCGAGCGGCGTCTCGACCGTCTTCGGCTTCCCGTGCGAACAGCTGGAACCGTACTACGCCGCGCTCGCGGACTCGGGAATCCGACACGTGCATCCGCGAAGCGAGGCCAGCGCGGCGATGATGGCCGACGCCTACGCTCGCGTCACGGGCCGACTCGGCGTCTGCGACGGCGTGGGCGGCCCCGGGGCGGCGTACACCGGCGTCGGGCTGACCGAGGCCGAGGGTGCCTCGAGTCCGGTCCTCGCGCTCACCGGGGACAACGACCGGTCCTTCAGGGGACGCGAGGCCATCCAGGACGCGGACAACGCGGCCATCCTCGACGCGTTCGTCGGCGCGAGTCACGACCCCGAATCGCCCGACCGGGTCGTCGAGGCGGTCCGGAACGCGGCGCGTGCGGCCACGGTCGGCGTCCCGGAGCCGACACACGTGAACCTGCCCGAGGACGTCCTCGCGGGGGAGACGGAGGCGGGACCGGGTGAGGCACTCTCGCTCGAGTTCGCCACCGGGCGACCCGCGCCCGCCGCGGACGACGTGGCGGCACTCGCCGACGTGGTGACCGAGGCCGAGCGCCCGGTCGTCGTCGCGGGCGAGGGCGCACTGCGCGCGGACGCCGCCGACGCCGTGACCGCGTTCGCGGCCGAGACGAACACCCCCGTCGTCACGTCGATGAACGGGAAGGGCGTCGTCGCCGAGGACGAACCGTACGCCGGCGGCGTCGTCGGCCGCTGGGGGTACTGCGAGGTGGCGAACGACCTCGTCGAGGACGCCGATGCCATCCTGGGGCTGGGCTGTCGCTTCGGCGAGCTGTCGACCGTCGGCTGGTCCCTGCTCCCGGACGACGCCACGCTGGCCCACGTCGACCTCGACCCGCACTGGCTCGGGCGCAACTACGACGCCGACGTGGCCGTCCAGGCCGACCTCCGGGCGACGGTCGAGGCGCTGCGCGAGGCACTCCTCGCGGTCGACTTCAGCGAGCGACGACCCCGCATCGAGCAGGTCGCCGCGGACCGCGAGGCGTGGCGCGAGGAGTACGCCGGGCGACTGGAGAGCGACCGGACGCCCATCGACCCGGCCCGCGTCGTCGCCGAGCTCCAGTCCACGATGCCGGAGGACGGCCTGCTCGTCTCCGCGACGTCGTTCCCCGGCTTCTTCACCGGCGCCTTCTACGAGGTCCGCGAGCCCGGTATCGGCTACATCCAGGCCCGCGGGAGCGACGGGATCAACTGCTGTCTCCCGCAGGCACTCGGCGCGCAGGCGGCCGACCCGGACCGGGCGGTCGTCGCCGTCTCGGGCGACGGCGGCATCGGCTACCACATCGCCGACCTCGAGACCGCCGTGCGCGAGGACCTCCCGGTCGTGGTCGTCGTGCTGAACAACCAGTCGCTCGCCTCCTCGAAGGCCAGCCAGCTGACGAACTGGGGCGTCGACGTCTCGACCGACTTCGAGGCCGGCACCGACTACGCGGCCGTGGCCCGCGGGTTCGGCTGTGCGGGGGCCGTCGTCGAGGACCCGGACGCGGTCCGCCCGGAACTCGCCGACGCGCTCGCCCGCGACCGACCGACGCTGCTCGACGTGCGGGTCGACCCCGGTGCGGTGCCGCCCGTGCTGATGGACTGA
- the gnd gene encoding phosphogluconate dehydrogenase (NAD(+)-dependent, decarboxylating) produces MQLGVIGLGRMGRIVVDRVLDAGHDVVAFDLDDDAVAAAADAGATPADSVRGLANELGEDKRIWLMVPAGEPVDAALDDLEPLLDEDDVVVDGGNSHFEDSVRRAESTDAAYLDCGTSGGPAGAELGFSLMVGGPQWAYDELVPVFDAVATGPDGHDRMGPAGSGHYVKMVHNGVEYVLMQAYGEGFELLANGRYDLDLEAVSRTWNNGAVIRSWLLELCEEAFREEGNDLGDVADHVAGGSTGTWTVQEALEQEVPVPLIYQSLAERFGSRAPEQGRFSRRLANRLRYGFGRHEVARDD; encoded by the coding sequence ATGCAACTGGGCGTAATCGGACTCGGCCGGATGGGCCGTATCGTGGTAGACAGAGTTCTCGACGCCGGCCACGACGTGGTCGCGTTCGACCTCGACGACGACGCCGTCGCGGCCGCCGCCGATGCAGGGGCCACCCCCGCCGACTCGGTCCGCGGGCTGGCGAACGAACTCGGCGAGGACAAGCGCATCTGGCTGATGGTGCCGGCCGGCGAACCGGTCGACGCCGCACTGGACGACCTCGAACCGCTGCTCGACGAGGACGACGTGGTCGTCGACGGCGGGAACTCCCACTTCGAGGACTCGGTCCGCCGCGCCGAATCGACCGACGCGGCCTACCTCGACTGCGGGACCTCCGGCGGCCCCGCGGGCGCGGAACTCGGCTTCTCGCTCATGGTCGGCGGCCCGCAGTGGGCCTACGACGAGCTGGTCCCGGTCTTCGACGCGGTCGCGACCGGCCCCGACGGCCACGACCGCATGGGCCCCGCCGGCTCCGGCCACTACGTCAAGATGGTCCACAACGGCGTCGAGTACGTGCTGATGCAGGCCTACGGCGAGGGCTTCGAACTGCTCGCGAACGGCCGATACGACCTCGACCTCGAGGCCGTCTCGCGCACCTGGAACAACGGCGCGGTCATCCGGTCGTGGCTGCTCGAGTTGTGCGAGGAGGCGTTCCGCGAGGAGGGCAACGACCTCGGCGACGTGGCCGACCACGTCGCGGGCGGCTCGACCGGCACCTGGACGGTGCAGGAGGCGCTCGAACAGGAGGTTCCCGTCCCGCTCATCTACCAGTCGCTCGCCGAGCGCTTCGGGTCGCGCGCCCCCGAACAGGGCCGGTTCTCCCGCCGGCTGGCGAACCGCCTCCGGTACGGCTTCGGCCGCCACGAGGTCGCCCGCGACGACTGA